In Candidatus Syntrophosphaera sp., a single genomic region encodes these proteins:
- a CDS encoding efflux RND transporter permease subunit, whose amino-acid sequence MKVAETSIKYSILINLLVIAIVILGLTSMVSLPREEFPAVEFGRVIVIVVYPGVSPEEVEQLVTSRIETELADLDGLDYLESFSEEGRSLVSVVFDTNVSSEEAYDLVSREMTKITDLPDDAFDPVIIRLSMRELNPIAQVVVSGDFTPLALREVADDLKDGILKIDNVSKAELVGARDRQIWVDVDQARIDAYGIGLADISGLLQGRNLNIPGGVTKYGKTEFLVRTLGQFNSIEEIGRMIVQSDPSGRAIRISDVAAVRDTLEKTQTLAKLNGKEGISIFIYKKGDGNIIKVMEEVRAFIARFEERVPAADISVRNDGSIDVKNGIGALSSSALKGIILVFLSLLIFLGWRNAVFASIGIPLSILITFIVIPFLDITLNNLTIFGFIIVVGMVVDNSIVVLENIHRHREMGQDHKTSIIEGVNQVISPVFASSLTTIAAFMPMLLTGGIMGQFLSVFPIVVSIALLGSWFQSMVILPTNVYQFGRGLPTGEDRTTRLIKPLIDLYRKIVTKALRHRGLVIAGVVVLLFISIGILMSGAIRFEFFPSALSQTIALELTTPVGTSLEETNRVVSQVEEFILNMKQKEDIEYVVSNVGSLSSEGIRENKTSNAAVNIDLVDLKEMKFSQEEIKAEIREFLKTLPGLYTYKFGQSQAGPPIGKDVDIRIKGENIERLVYISAVVKASLAKIPGVVDIDDSYDEGKMEARIFLDQEKLSLYSLTAAQVASTIRMASTGSEVTQFRGNGADEIPILVKLDDRYTQDMENLKDLKIRSRTGALISIRDLASFEIGSSISRITHYDGDRTLSVTAAVAEYEQNGKKQKRTTSEVVTALMGDRLRGTKGAFSNFAQRFPGYTMEFGGIQEEQNKAYSSLGFGFLIALLAIFTILASQFKSYVQPFIVMMTIPFAFIGVIFGLLVTGLSFSLNTMLSVVALAGVVVNNAILLIDFINSERDKGVDRWHAIINSGSARLRPILLTTATTTAGMLPLVFSTDPSSQAWRPLAVSFTFGLLFASLITLFIIPVIYSAVDSFFGKLHMTRFKEHSKFKEAIINGDGGN is encoded by the coding sequence ATGAAAGTGGCTGAAACTTCGATTAAGTATTCGATCCTGATCAACCTTCTGGTGATCGCGATCGTGATCCTCGGCCTGACCTCGATGGTCAGCCTGCCCCGGGAGGAATTTCCCGCCGTGGAATTTGGCCGCGTCATCGTGATCGTGGTCTATCCCGGCGTTTCGCCCGAAGAGGTGGAACAGCTTGTCACCAGCCGGATCGAGACCGAGCTGGCGGACCTGGACGGCCTGGATTACCTGGAAAGCTTTTCCGAGGAAGGGCGGTCCCTGGTCAGCGTCGTGTTCGACACCAATGTCAGCTCCGAAGAGGCCTATGACCTGGTTTCCCGCGAGATGACCAAGATCACGGACCTCCCGGACGACGCCTTCGATCCTGTCATCATCCGCCTGAGCATGCGGGAACTCAATCCCATCGCGCAAGTGGTTGTCAGCGGGGATTTCACTCCTCTGGCGCTGCGCGAGGTGGCGGACGACCTTAAGGACGGCATCCTCAAGATCGACAACGTCTCCAAGGCCGAACTGGTGGGCGCCCGCGACCGGCAGATCTGGGTGGACGTCGACCAGGCCAGGATCGATGCCTACGGGATCGGCCTGGCGGACATCTCCGGCCTCCTGCAAGGACGGAACCTGAACATCCCCGGCGGCGTCACCAAATATGGCAAAACAGAATTCCTGGTGCGCACCCTCGGCCAGTTCAACTCCATCGAGGAGATCGGCCGGATGATCGTCCAATCAGACCCCAGCGGCCGGGCGATCCGGATCTCGGATGTGGCCGCGGTCCGGGACACCCTGGAAAAAACCCAGACCCTCGCGAAGCTGAACGGCAAGGAGGGGATCAGCATCTTCATCTACAAAAAGGGCGACGGCAACATCATCAAGGTGATGGAAGAGGTGCGGGCCTTCATTGCCAGATTTGAAGAACGAGTCCCGGCAGCCGACATCAGCGTCCGCAACGACGGCTCCATCGATGTCAAAAACGGGATCGGGGCCCTCAGTTCCAGTGCCCTCAAGGGCATCATCCTCGTGTTCCTTTCCCTGCTGATCTTTCTGGGCTGGCGCAACGCCGTCTTCGCCTCCATCGGGATACCACTTTCCATCCTCATCACCTTCATCGTGATACCCTTCCTGGATATCACCCTGAACAACCTCACCATCTTTGGCTTCATCATCGTGGTCGGCATGGTGGTGGACAATTCCATCGTGGTGCTGGAAAACATCCATCGCCACCGGGAAATGGGGCAGGACCACAAAACCTCCATCATCGAGGGCGTAAATCAGGTCATATCCCCGGTTTTTGCCTCTTCGCTGACCACCATCGCCGCCTTCATGCCCATGCTCCTGACCGGCGGGATCATGGGACAGTTCCTTTCCGTGTTTCCCATCGTCGTTTCCATCGCCCTGCTGGGCTCATGGTTCCAGTCCATGGTCATCCTGCCCACGAACGTCTATCAGTTCGGACGCGGCCTGCCAACCGGCGAAGACCGCACCACGCGGCTGATCAAGCCTCTGATCGATCTCTACCGCAAGATCGTGACCAAGGCGCTGCGCCATCGCGGTTTGGTGATCGCGGGCGTTGTAGTGCTGCTCTTCATCTCGATCGGCATCCTCATGAGCGGCGCCATCCGCTTCGAATTCTTCCCCAGCGCGCTTTCGCAAACCATTGCCCTGGAGCTGACTACGCCAGTCGGCACCTCCCTGGAGGAGACGAACAGGGTGGTCAGCCAGGTCGAGGAGTTCATCCTGAACATGAAGCAGAAGGAAGACATCGAATATGTGGTCAGCAATGTCGGATCCCTCAGCAGCGAGGGAATCAGGGAAAACAAGACCTCGAACGCGGCCGTCAACATCGACCTGGTGGACCTCAAAGAGATGAAATTCTCGCAAGAGGAGATCAAAGCTGAGATCCGCGAATTCCTCAAGACCCTGCCCGGCCTCTACACCTACAAATTCGGCCAATCCCAGGCCGGGCCTCCGATCGGCAAGGATGTGGACATCCGCATCAAAGGCGAGAACATCGAGCGCCTCGTCTACATCAGCGCCGTGGTCAAAGCCAGCCTGGCCAAGATCCCCGGAGTCGTGGACATCGACGACAGCTATGACGAAGGCAAGATGGAAGCCAGGATCTTCCTGGACCAGGAAAAGCTCTCCCTGTACAGCCTGACGGCGGCTCAGGTGGCTTCCACGATCCGCATGGCCAGCACGGGCAGCGAAGTCACCCAATTCCGCGGCAATGGCGCGGATGAGATCCCCATCCTGGTCAAGCTGGACGACCGCTACACCCAGGACATGGAAAACCTCAAAGACCTCAAGATCCGCTCCCGGACCGGCGCCCTGATCTCGATCCGCGATCTGGCCAGCTTCGAGATCGGCAGCAGCATCTCCCGCATCACCCATTACGACGGAGACCGCACCCTGTCCGTGACCGCGGCCGTGGCTGAATATGAGCAGAACGGCAAAAAACAGAAACGGACGACTTCCGAAGTCGTGACAGCCCTCATGGGCGACCGGCTGCGCGGCACCAAGGGGGCATTTTCCAACTTCGCACAGCGCTTTCCAGGCTATACGATGGAATTCGGCGGCATCCAGGAAGAGCAGAACAAGGCCTACAGCTCGCTCGGCTTCGGTTTCCTGATCGCCCTGCTGGCCATCTTCACCATCCTCGCCTCCCAGTTCAAAAGCTATGTCCAGCCCTTCATCGTGATGATGACCATCCCCTTCGCCTTCATCGGGGTGATCTTCGGGCTCCTGGTAACGGGGCTGTCCTTTTCCCTGAACACCATGCTCTCCGTGGTCGCCCTGGCAGGAGTGGTGGTCAACAACGCCATCCTGCTCATCGACTTCATCAATTCGGAACGGGATAAGGGGGTCGACCGCTGGCACGCCATCATCAACAGCGGTTCAGCCCGCCTGCGCCCCATCCTTCTCACCACCGCCACCACCACCGCGGGCATGCTGCCCCTGGTCTTTTCCACCGATCCCTCTTCACAGGCCTGGCGGCCCCTGGCTGTGAGCTTCACCTTCGGGCTCCTCTTCGCCTCGCTGATCACCCTGTTCATCATCCCCGTGATCTACAGCGCCGTGGATTCCTTCTTCGGAAAGCTGCACATGACCCGCTTCAAGGAACACAGCAAATTCAAGGAAGCGATCATCAATGGGGATGGCGGAAATTAA